From Microbacterium sp. CGR2:
GGCGCCCTGTGGTCGACGATCTTCCTGATCGTCTGGCGCTACGCCGGGTTCTACATGCTGCTCATGCTCGTGGGACTCCAGGGGATTCCCGACGACATCTACGAGGCCGCCCGCATCGACGGAGCGAGCCGCTGGCAGACCTTCCGCGACATCACCGTGCCGCTGCTGAAACCGACGTTCGCGCTCACGACCGTGATGTGCGTGACGGGTTCGCTGCTGGCGTTCGAGCAGTTCTACATCCTCACCAAGGGCGGTCCGGACAACAGCACCATGACCGTCGTGCAGCTCATCTACAACGTCGCCTTCCAGGGGCAGAACAGCCTCGGCATCGCCGGTGCACTCTCGGTGATCGTGCTGCTCGCCCTCATCGTCATCAACGTCTTCCAGTTGCGCGCCTTCCGGCGTCCGGATGAGAGCTGAATCCCATGTCGCAGAATCGAACGCTGTCGCAGAATCAGACCCTCACACGCACGATCGTCGCGCCGAACTCGCAACCCACGACACCGCGCTACCGGTCCAAAGCCGCCCGTGTCGTCTACGGCATCCCGTACTGGGTGTTCACCACCGCGCTCGCGGTGATCTTCCTCTACCCGCTCATCTGGACAGGCGTCTCGTCGGTCAGCCCTCTCGCGGGCACCAGCCAGACCGACAGCTGGGGGTTCGGCAACTACGTCGCCCTCGCCGAGTATCAGGCCGGCATCTGGGTGTACCTGGGCAACTCGTTGTTCGTGTCGGTGCTCACCGTCGCACTCACCCTGTTCATCTCACTGCTGGGCGGCTACGCGTTCGCCCGGTTCTCGTTCCCGGGGAAGAACGCGCTGTTCCTGCTGACCCTCGCCATCCTGATGGTGCCGTACGCCACCCTGCTCATCCCGCTCTACGTCATCCTCAACGCCGTCGGGCTGCAGAACTCGCTCGTCGGGGTCGCGCTGGTCATCACCATGTTCCAGCTGCCGTTCTCGATGTTCATGATGCGCATCTCCTTCGAGTCGATCCCGAAGGAGATGGATGAGGCCGCGATGGTCGACGGATGCTCCAGCTGGGGCGCCCTCTGGCGAGTGCTGCTGCCGGCGGTCAAGCCGGGCCTGGTGACCGTCGGGCTGTTCGCGTTCCTCACGGCGTGGAACGACTTCATGGCTCCCCTGATCCTCATCAACGACACCAACCGGATGACGCTGCCGCTCGCGGTCGCCAACCTCCGCGGACAGGTGCAGGGTGTCGTCGACTACGGCGCGACCGAGGCCGGCGTGGTCGTCCTGGCCCTCCCCTGCATCCTGCTCTTCCTGATCCTCCAACGACACTACGTGCGCGGCTTCATGTCCGGCGCCTTCAAAGGATGACGATGTTCGACACCACTGCACCGGCCGCCCCTGTCGTCCCTTCGCGCGGCCGACTCCGACCGCTCGGTCTCTCCGAGGTCCGCATCGTCGGAGGATTCTGGGGGGAACGCCAGCAGGTCAACGGCACGGCGACCCTCGACCACATCGAGTCCCGCCTCGAGTCCGAGGGCTGGCTGCCGAACTTCGACCTCGCCGCCGCGGGCGTACTGCCCGAGGGGCGCCGCGGGAGGGAGTTCGCAGATTCCGAGATCTACAAATACCTCGAAGCTCTGGCCTGGGAGATCGGACGGACGGATGCTGCGGCCGACTCCGCTCTGGAATCACGGTTCCGTGGCGTCGTCGACAGGGTGGCGGCCGCTCAGGAGCGGGACGGGTACCTGAACACGCGGTTCGGGCGGCCGGGGCAGGGTGCACGGTGGTCCGACCTGGAGTGGGGGCACGAGCTGTACTGCCTCGGGCATCTCTTCCAGGCCGCGGTCGCGCGGCACCGCACCCGCCCTGAGGCAGACGACGGTCTCGTGGAGATCGCCCGCCGGGCTGCCGAGCTGGTGTGCCGGGAATTCAGTGCCGACGGCAGGGACGCGGTCTGCGGCCACGCCGAGGTCGAAGTCGGACTCGCCGAGCTCGGGCGCGCCCTCGTCGAGCCGCGGTTCCTCGAGCAGGCGGCACTGTTCGTGGAGCGACACGGCCGCGGTTCGCTGGGCGAGATCGAATGGGGACAGGAGTACTTCCAGGACGATGTGCCGGTACGCGAAGCCGAAGCGCTGCGGGGGCACGCCGTGCGCGCGAACTATCTGTCGGCCGGGGCGACGGACGTCGCTGTCGAGGGATCGGATGCGGCACTGCTGAGCGCACTGCGGGGGCAATGGGATCGCACGGTCGAGCGGCGCACATACGTCACCGGCGGACAGGGCTCTCACCACCAGGACGAGGCCTTCGGAGCGGATTGGGAGCTGCCCGCCGACCGGGCGTACTCCGAGACCTGTGCGGGCATCGGCTCGATCATGTTCTCCTGGCGCCTGCTGCTCGCAACCGGCGAGACGCGGCACGCCGACCTCATCGAGCGGACGCTGTTCAACGTCGTGGCGACGTCGCCCGGGTCGGATGGGCGCTCCTTCTACTACGCCAACACGTTGCATCAGCGGGTTCCCGGGGTGGAAGCCGACCCGGAGGGCACGTCCAAGCGCGCCTCATCGTCGCTGCGGGCACCCTGGTTCGAGGTGTCGTGCTGCCCGCCCAATGTGGCCCGCACCTTCGCCAGCCTCGCCGCCTACGTCGCGACCGCTGACGACGACGGCGTGCAGTTGCACCAGTACGCGCCGGCACACGTGCGGACGACACTGCCCGACGGGCGGGTCGTCGCGTTCGATGTCGACACCGGCTACCCGGTCGATGGCGGCATCCGCGTGACGGTCGTGGAGGATGCCGCATTCACACTGACGCTTCGCGTGCCGACATGGGCCGAGGGTGCCGTGCTCCGGGTGCAGGCGGCCGGTGACGTCACGGAGCAGGTGGCGGAGCCCGGTACCTGCGATGTGCGCCGTGAGTTCCGTGCCGGCGACGTCGTCGAGCTGCAGCTGCCGATCGTGGCGCGGACGACGAACCCCGACCCGCGGGTGGATGCCGTGCGCGGATGCGTCGTGATCGAACGGGGTCCCGAGGTGCTGGCACTGGAGTCGCTCGACTTCGGAGCGGACGTCGTCGATGCGGTCGTCGCCGGGCAGCCGGTCGACCGCGAGGGCCGGGTACGTCTGCCGCTGCGGCATCGCTCGTCCGGCGAGGTCGCGGACGCCGCGCTCGTGCCGTACCACGAGTGGGCGCGCCGCGGACCCTCGACGATGCGGGTCTGGCTCCCGACGAGCTAGCCGTGACGGCAGGTCGCCGTCTGCCTTGCGGTCGCCGTTTCGGCCACTTCGTTCAGCCCCGGTCGCAGTTTCGGCCGCTTCGAGGATGTCGAGACGACACGAACTGCGACCCGAACCGCGTCGCCCGCTCGGCAGACGGCACGAACTGCGATCGGAAGCCGGCCATCCCGGCGCCGCTACTCCTTCTTGCGGGTCACCGCCCGCTGCAGCAGCACGAACACGAGCAGGATGCCGCCGGTGATGATGGTCGTCATCTCCGGCGGGATGCTGCCGTCCCGGGTGATGAGGACGTTCATGAGCCCGAGCACCAGCGCACCGACGACCGACCCGAGCACGTAACCGTACCCGCCGGTCAGCAGCGTCCCGCCGATGACGGCCGCGGCGATCGCGTCCAACTCCCAGCCGATGCCGGTGATGTTCTGTGCCGTGCCCAGACGTGCGGTGTAGAGGACGGCGGCGATGCCGGCGAGTGATCCGCTGATGACGTAGACCATCACCTTGGTGCGGGCCACCGGCAGCCCCATCAGCAGCGCCGAGCTCTCCGACCCGCCGATCGCATAGACGGTGCGGCCGGTGCGCGTGCGGTGGAGGACGAAGAACGCGGCGAGCACGACCAGAACCGCGACGATCACGGCCGGGGTGATGACGAGGTCGTTGACCTTCGGGCCATCGATGACCTTCAGCTGCGTTCCGATCCAGCGGATGGGCGAGTCTTCTCCGAGCTGCTCCGGCTTCGTGCTGAGGAGCGAGGCGAGGCCGCGACCGAGGAACATCATCGCCAGGGTCGCGATGAACGGCTGCACGTTGAAGTACCGGATCAGCACACCGGACACGACTCCGAAGAGGGCGCCGATCCCGACCATGGCGACCATCACGGCAATGGCGTTCCATCCCGCGTTCGCGAGCATCACCCCCGCGAGAGACGAGAACGCGATGATGGAGCCGACCGACAGGTCGATGCCTCCGGTGATGATGACGAAGGTGAGCGCCACCGCGAGAACGATCAGGTGGGCGTTGTTGATCAGCAGGTTCGACAGCGTGCTCGCCTGCACGATGCGCCCGTAGGCGACCTCGCCGTAGACGATCATGCCCACGAAGATGACCACCGAGGCGAAGGTCGGCAGGACCGACGGGTTCGCCTGGATCATGCGGCGGATCCGGTCGGGGACACTCACGGACTCGTTGCGCGCCGAGGGTGCGATCAGGGCCGTCATGCCGGCACCTCCTCTTTCGGGGTCTCCTGCGTCGGTGTCGAGGGCGTGACCCTTCGTCGAGTGCGGAACCAGCTTCGTACGCGCTCGGACTGCAACAGGCAGAGCACCACGATCACGATCGCCTTGAAAGCGGGCGTCGCAGATGACGAGATGCCCAGGAACAGCACCGTCTTGTCGAGGGTCGCGATGAGCAGTGCGCCGACGAAGGCGCCGCTGAGCGAGAACTTCCCTCCCGCGAGAGAGGCGCCGCCGATCACCACTGCGAGGATCGCGTCGAGTTCGAGCTGGTAGCCCGTCCGGGAGGTGTCGACCGTCATCACCGTCCCCACCGACATGATGCCGGCGATGCCCGCGAGGATTCCGCTCAGCACGTAGGTCGTCAGCAGCAGTCCCTTGGGCTTGATGCCCGCCATGCGGCTGGCTCTGGGGTTGATCCCGATCGCTTCGATCATGAGGCCGAGCGCGCTGCGGCGCACCACCCAGCCGACGATGAGCACGATGAGGACGGCGAGGATGAAGACCACGGGGATGCCGATCAGGTATCCGTTCGCGATCCACCGGAAGGGGTCGTTGGACGCCGCGGTGTTCCGCCCGCCCGTGATCACCTTCGCGATGCCGCGGCCGGCGAGCATGAGCACCAGCGTCGCGATGAACGGCTGCAGCCCGACGTACGCGACAAGGATGCCGTTCACCGCGCCGAGCACGGCGGTGATCAGCAGCGCGAGGCCGACGGCGGCGAAGGCGGCGCCCGCAGATCCGGAGTCGCCGGCAACGCTCAGGAACTCCATCGACACCGCACCGGCGACCGCCATCAGCGATCCGACGGACAGGTCGATGCCGCCGGTCGCGATGACCAGCGACATCCCGATGGCGATCATCATGATGGGTGCCGCTTGGCGCAGGATGTCCACGAGGTTGCCGACGAGGTTGCCGTTGTTCGGATTCACCGACAGCGCGAGGTACGTCGGGTCCTTGAGCACGTTCAGCGCCAGCAGCGCGAGGATCGCGACGATGCCCCAGAAGAACGGCTTGTGGATCAGTTCACGCCACAGTGATGTGCCGGATGCCGTGGTCATCGTGCCTCCTCGGTGATGTGGGCGATCGTATCGGGCGCCGCGCCGTCGGTCTCCTCGAGCGTCTCGGCGGCCGCTGCCACACCGTGAGCGGCGATCACGTCGATGATCTCCTGCGCCGTGACGTCTGGTCCGTTCTGGATCTCCCCGATCTTGCGGTGATCCTTGAGCACGACGATGCGCTCCGCGAGGCGGACGACCTCTTCCAGCTCGGAGGAGATGAACACCACGGCGACGCCTTCCTCGGCGAGCGCGGCGACCGCTTCCTGGATCTCGGCCTTGGCGCCGACATCGATCCCTCGCGTCGGCTCGTCGAGGATCAGGAGGTCGGGCTCCGTCGCCAGCCAGCGCCCGAGCAGCACCTTCTGCTGGTTGCCGCCGGAGAGATTCTTGATCGCCCGGTTGGGGTCGGCGGGTCGCACATTGAGTTCGACGATGTACTTGTCGACGATGGCGTCCTGCTCCTTGCGCGACATCGGCCGCGCCCAGCCGCGCTCGGCCTGTACGGCGAGGATCATGTTCTCGCGAACGGTGAGGTCGGCGATGATGCCCTCGTCACGACGGTTCTCCGTGGAGAACGCGATGCGCCGGGCAAGGGCGTCAGCCGGCGACTTCAGGTCGGTGCGGCGCCCCTTCACCGAGATCGTGCCCTCGTCGGTGCGGTCGGCACCGTAGAGGAGCCGGGCGAGTTCGGTGCGTCCGGAACCGAGGAGGCCGGCGAAACCGACGACCTCTCCAGGGCGGATCTCGAGGTCGGTGGCCTCGACCGCTCCGCTGCGGGCGATGCCGGATGCCGAGAGGACGGGCACTTCGTCGGGATCGCGGGGAGCGCGACGACGGTTTCCTCCGAGGGATGCGAGAGTGTCGAGATCTTTGCCGATCATCCGGGAGATGAGGTCGTGTCGGCTGAGCTGGCGGGTGAGGTACTCCCCCTCGTATCGTCCGTTGCGAAGCACCGTGAGACGGTCGCTGATCGCGTAGATCTGATCGAGGAAGTGGGAGACGAAGAGGATCGCGACGCCCTGGTCGCGGAGGGTGCGGATGACGGTGAAGAGGCCGTCGACCTCGGCGGCATCGAGGCTCGAGGTCGGTTCGTCGAGGATCAGCACCTTCGCCTTGATCGCCATCGCCCGGCTGATCGCGACCAGCTGCTGCAGGGCGATGGAGAGGGCGGACAGCGGCTTGTGCGTGTCGAGATGCTCGAGTCCGAGACGGGCGAGGGCATCGGTCGCCGCGCGGTGGGTGGCGCGCCAATTGATGCCGAAGGGCCCACGGACCTCGTGCCCGAGCATCACGTTCTCGCCGATCGAGAGGTTGGGCGCGAGATTGACCTCCTGGTACACCGTGGAGATCCCTGCCTCCTGCGCATCCGCGGTGCCGGCGAAGCGCCGCTCCGCACCGGCCACGAGGATCGTTCCGGAGTCGATCTGGTAGACCCCCGTGAGGGCTTTGATCAGTGTCGACTTGCCCGCGCCGTTCTCGCCCATGAGCGCGTGGACTTCGCCGGGGAACAGGCGGAAGTCGACACTGTCGAGGGCTTTCACCCCCGGGAACTCGATGGAGATCTCGCGGAGCTGGACGAGGGGTGGTTCTTCGGTCATCGCTGTCTCTCAGTCTCGGAGAATCCGAGGTGGCGGAGATCCTCCGCCACCTCGGGTCGACGCCGGATCGCTCCGGCAGACGATTCAGTACTTGCGGTCGGCCAGAACAGCCTTGGCCGCTTCTGCGGAATCGAACTCCTCGCTCGGGACGACGATGTACGACTCGACCTCTTCTCCTTCGAGCGCCTTCTCGACGACCTCGAGCGCGGTCTCCCCGAACAGCGGGTTGTACTCGTGCACGTAGCTGAGCTGACCGTCGGCCAGGGCCTGCATGGCGTTCTTGGTTCCGTCGATGGTGGCGATCTTGACGTCCTCGCCCACGACCAGACCCGCTTCCTCCGCTGCCTGCGCGGCTCCGAGCCCCATCTCGTCGTTCTGCGCGAAGACCAGCTGGATGTCGTTGTTGTTGGCCTTCAGCATCGTCTCGAAGACGCTCTTGCCCTCTTCAGCCGACCAGTTCGCGGTCTGCGCGTCGAGCTTCGTGAGCGCAGCGTCACCGAGGCCCTCGTCGAAGCCGGTGTTGCGCTCGTTGACGACGCCGACACCCGCGGGGCCCTCGAGCACGACGTACTTGCCGCCGTCGGGGAAGGTGGACGCAGCCCAGGCGCCGACCTGCTTGGCGACCTCGACGTTGTCGGGGGCGATGCGGGTGACGTAGAGGCTGTCGTCGTCGGGCTCGATTCCTCGGTCGAGCAGGATGACCGGGATCTCTGCTTCCTGCGCGCGCGTGAGCGAGTCCTCCCAGCCGGAGGCCTCCGTCGCGGAGAGCAGGATCACATCGACACCCTCGTCGACGAACGACGTGAACGCGTCGATCTGCGACTTCTGGTCGAGGTTGGTGGCGGGGGCGTACTTGAGCTCGTACCCGGCATCCTCCGTGAAGGTGTCCTGGATGTTCTGCTCGTTGGCCTCACGCCAGGCCCCCTCGGGCCCCACGGCCACGAAGCCGACGGTCGTCAGCTCCTCGGAGCCGCCGTCACCGCCGGAGCCACCGTCTGTTCCGCCGCCGGAGCAGGCGGCCAGGCCGATCGTGAGTGCGCCGACCGCGACCAGGCCGAGCGCGGTACGGATGCGCGTGTGTACGGACATGTTCTCCTCCTTGAGACGCCGGGAACGCTCCGGCAACCGGGGACCGCCTTGGTCCCTTCCGTGATTGCAGGACACGGTGTGACCCCTGTCCTGCGGCGATGTTACCGGGAACAATTCACGGAACACAAGAGAAGTCCGTCAAGACGGTGATAATCGTGACCTGTGGGAGTGTTACCGATCACACTTGGTCGGACGGTGCCGGATCGGCGGCGATCATCTCCACGACGCTGTCGACCGTGACGCCGGGCCCGTTGCTGAGCTCGCCGATCTTCTCGCGGTCCTTCAACACGAGGATGCGGTCGCTCAGCCGAACGACCTCCTCCAGTTCCGACGAGATGAAGACGATCGCGACACCGTCGGCGGCCAATTGACTGATCCGTCGCTGGACCTCGAGCTTCGCGGCGATGTCGATGCCCCTCGTGGGCTCGTCGAGGATCAGCACATGGGGGCGGGTCGCGAGCGCGCGAGCGAGGAGCACCTTCTGCTGCGCCCCTCCCGAGAGCAGCTTCGCCGGACGGTCGAGATCCCGCGGGTCCAGATGCAGGGTCTCCACGAAAGCGTCGACGAGCGCGGCCGTCTCTGCGGGTCCGATCGGATGCGTCCACCCCCGGAGCGCCTGCAGGGAGAGCACGATGTTCTCCCTGGCGGTGAGGTCGCCGATGACCCCCAGGGTGCGCCTGCTCTCGGCAGAGAACGCGATGCGATGGCGCAGCGCCACCGACGGGCTGCGCAGATCCACACGCTCGCCCTCGACCCAGACCTCTCCGCTGTCGGCCCTCACCGTCCCGCTCAGCAGCGATGCGAGCTCGGTGCGCCCGGAGCCGCGCAGACCGGCCAATCCGACGATCTCGCCCCGCTGGACTTCGATGTCGGTCCTGTCGAGTTCGCCGCGTCTGCCCAGCGCCGACGCGCGCAGCATCGGCTGCCCGTCCGACGCGTAGTGGTGCGCCTTGCGCTCCGAGGTGAGAGCGCGCAGACCGTCGAGATCCTTCCCGAGCATCTTCGAGATCAGGTCCGCGCGCTCCAGATCCCGGGTGGCGTACTCGCCGATTCGTTTGCCGCCGCGCAGCACCGTCATCCGATCGCTGATCGCGAACGCCTGCTCGAGGAAATGCGAGATGAAGAGGATCGCCACCCCGCGCTCCCGCAGCCCCCGGATCACGCGCATGAGCGTGGCCACCTCCGCCTGGTCGAGACTGGAGGTGGGCTCATCGAGCACGAGCACCTTCGGCTCGTCGACGACGGCCCTGGCCAGCGCGACCAGCTGCTTCTGGGCGGGTGACAGCAGCGACAGCGGCGTGCGAGGGTCGAGGTCATCCAAACCCAGCCAGGCCAGGGCTTCCGCGGCATCCGCCCACGTGCGCCGCCAATCGATGCCGAAGAACCCCCGCCGCTCGCGCCCGAGCATGACGTTCTCCGCCACGTTCAGGTTCGGGCTGAGCTGTGCCTCTTGGAACACGGTCGCGATCCCGGCCGCCCGGCTCTCCGCCACGCCGGCGAAGCTGCGCTCCTCACCCGCGACCCTCACCACACCGGCCGCCGGTGTGCGAGTGCCGGTCAGCACGGCGATGAGCGTCGACTTCCCGGCGCCGTTCTCCCCCATGACGGCGTGGACCTCGCCCGGGAAGAGACGGAAGTCGACGCCGTCGAGCGCACGCACTCCGGGGAAATCGACGGTGATGCCCTCGAGGACCACCACCGGCTCAGCCGTACGAAGGCGGTCCATCAGGGCACCCGCCGCGGAGGAGCTGATGACGCGCGCGGGACGATCTCCGTCGGAATGCGCGTGAGCGGCGGAATCTCGCGCCCCTCGATCGCGGCGCGGAGCATCTCCACCACCGCGACACCCAGCGCGTCGAAGTCCTGACGGACCGTCGTCAGCGGGGGCAGGAAGTGTCGGGCGAGTGGCACGTCGTCGAAGCCGACGACACTCAGGTCGCCCGGCACATCGAAGCCCTTGTCGTGCAGGCCGTGGATGAGACCGATCGCCATGTCGTCGTTCGCCGCGAAGATGGCCGTGTAATCGGGGAGCCGGTTCAGACCCATCGCGAAGTCATAGGCGAAATCCGCTGTCCAGTCGCCGACGACGATCGGTCGTTCCCGGATGCCCCACGACTTCGCCCGCGAGTGGAAGGCGCGCTCGCGCGCTCGCGCATCCAGCCAGTCCAGCGGGCCGGAGATGTGCAGGATGTCCCGGTGCCCCAGCGCCACCAGGTGATCGACCACGAGGGTCGTGCCCGCGTGCTGGTCGATCGACACCGTGAGGAAGGTCGGATCGGCATCCGCCTTCACGACCAGCATCGGCACGTTGATGGCGATCCTGCGAAGGGCAGCGACCGACGAGGAGCGTGGAGCGATCACGCAGAGCGCGTCGACACCCTGGGTGATGAGGTTGTCGACGGCATCCTGGGGCGAGAGCCCGTCGTTCTCGTGCAGCGCGATGGGGGTGACCGAGTATCCGGCCGCGCGGGCGGACAGTTCGACCGCACGCAGGATGCTCGTGGGGCCGAAGGCCACGGCACTCTCGACGATCACGCCGATGCGCCGGGTGCGTTGCGTCGCCAGCGCCCTCGCGACGAGATTGGGGCGGTAGTCGAGCTCTTCGATCGCCTCGAGCACGCGTCGACGAGTGTCGGGCTTGATGTTGGGATGGTCGTTGAGCACTCGCGACACTGTCATGTGCGAGACACCGGCGATCGTGGCGACCTGCCGGATGTTGGGCTTGTCCGAGCCGACGTTCACCATGCGCACCTCCGTCGGCCTGCTGGGCGATGTTACCGAGAACACGCGGCCGCGTGCAATCGGTCGCGTCGGCTCGCGGTCGCAGTTTCGGCCATGTCACGCTGCTCCGGTCGCAGTTTCGGCCGCCCTGGCTGCATCGAGGAGGCAGAAACTGCGACCGGAACCGGAGCGGATGCCGAGGAGCAGGCCAGAACTGCGACCCGAGCGGGCCGGTTCGGCCCTTGCTACAGTCCGAGCCGCTCCAGGTACGGGTTCACCAGGCGGCGCTCCGGGTCGAAGCGCCGGGCGAGCGCGGCGAAGTCATCCCACCGCGGGTAGCGCGAGCGCACCTCGGCGGGGTCGAGCGCGAACACCTTGCCCCAGTGCGGACGCGCCGTCGCCGGCAGTGCCGCCTCGATCGTCGGAAGCAGGGCCCGCACCGCAGCCTCCTCGGGCTTCCAGGTGAAGTGGAGGCCGACGGCATCCGTCCCGTATGACGAGCTGAGCCACAGATCGTCTGCCTTCACCGTGCGGATCTCGTTCACGAGCAGCAGGGGCGCGATCTGACCCGCGAGCGTGCGCACCGCCTGGATCGCTGCGACCGCATCGGCACGCGGCACGAGATACTCGCTCTGGATCTCCGCCCCGGCCGACGGGGTGAAGTCGAGCTTGAAGTGCGGCAGGCGCTCGAACCACGGGCCACCCACTCCCTGCTGCTCGGTGCAGGCGATCGGATCGACACCGAGGATCGGATGCCGTTTGCTGGTCGCCGGTTCGGCACCGAGCCGCTCGAACAGCGACTCCCGCGCTGCCTCGTGCGCCTCGGGCAGGCGCTGCTTCACCCAGATCTGGTCGGCGATGTCGGTGCGCTGCCACGTCGAGAAGATGCTCACGCTGGTGCCCACGCCGGTGACCTCGTCGAGGCCGGCGAGGATCGAGTCCCAATCCGGATGCTCGAACACGTGCTGGGCGATCGCGTAGGTCGGCTCGACGTCGAGTGTCACATCGACCACCGCGCCGAGGGCTCCGAGACTCACCACTGTTCCGTCGAAGTCGGCGTCGCCGCGGTGCAGGGCTCGCGTCTCGCCGGCGGGCGTGACGATCGTGAGGGCGCGCACCGCACTCGCCAGCGAGCCGATCACATCACCCGAGCCGTGGGTGCCGGTCGCGACCGCGCCGGCGACGGAGATGTGCGGCAGTGAGGCCAGGTTCGACAGGGCGAGTCCCTCGGCTTCGAGCAGCGGGGCGATGTCGCCGTAACGCATGCCCCCGGCGACGCGCACGGAATCCCGCGCCGGACTCACCTCGAACACGGGCGGGAGCTGGTCCAGCCCGATGAGCACCCCGTCGGTGTCGGCCACGTCGTTGAAGCAGTGCCTCGATTCGAGCATCCGCACCGCACCGCCCTGCGCGAGCAGTGCCCGCAGGTCGTCGAGCGTCGAGGGGTGCTCCACCCGTGCTGCCCGATACGTGAGGTTGCCCGCCCAATTGCGTTCGATGCCCATGGCGCCATGATAGCCAGGAGACCGTTTCGTACATCGATGTAGCGCGGGCCCCGAAGCGCCCGGCTAGGCTGACCGGATGACCGCGATGCCGCTTCCCCGAGCGACGATGAAGGACGTCGCCGCTCTCGCCGGGGTCTCGCCGAAAACCGTTTCCAACGTCGTCACGGGGACGGTGGCGGTGCGCGAGGAGACGCGCGCCAAGGTCCAGGAAGCGATGGCTCACCTCGACTTCGTCCCCAATCTGAGCGCTCGTGGACTGCGGAAAGGACGCTCGGGGATCATCGCGGTCGCACTGCCGGATCTCGCCACCGCATTCTCGGCGGAGCTGGTGCACCGCATCGTCGAGGCCGCCCATGAGCGCGGTCTCGCCGTGCAGGTGGAGGAGACCGCGTCGTCGCCGCAGCGCGAGAGCGAACTGGTCGCGCGAGCCAGAGCCCACCTCGTCGACGGGCTCATCCTCAACCCGATCCGCCTCGAAGACAGTGTGTTGAAGTACTCGAACCGACTGCCCCCGCTCGTGGTCATCGGCGAGGTGGAGCAGCACCGCGCCGATCACGTCCGCATCGACAGCCGCGCGGCCGCGGCGGATGCCACGCGACACGTGCTCTCCCGCGGCGCGACGCGCATCGCCGTCGTGGGGGCCGACAGCGACCCGTCGGTGGCGACCGCCACCAGCAGGCTCCGCCTCGAGGGGGTCCACGACGCGCTGCGCGAAGCCGGCATCTCGCGTGACCCGGCCCTCGAGATCAACCGACTCCCGTGGTCGATGGCGGGGGGCGCCGAGGCCATGCGCGTGCTGCTCGAGCGGCGGGTCGCGTTCGACGCGATCGTCGCCTTCACCGACTCGCTGGCTCTCGGTGCGCTGCACGAGTTGCACGACCACGACATCCGCGTGCCGGACGACGTGATCATCACGGGCTTCGACGACGTCGAGTTCTCGAAGTTCACGTCGCCGTCACTGACGTCGGTGGCGTTCGACCGACACGAGTTCGCCGAGGCGGCCCTCACTCTGCTCGAGTCGCGCATGGATGACCGCGGCTTGCGCCCTCGGTCGGTGACGCTGTCGCACCATCTGCTCGAACGCTCGAGCACTGCCGGTCGTCCCCGCGGCTACCGCCCCTGACGCGCCGGGCACGCGGTTCCGGCGAAACGCTTGCGCTCGGATTACTACGATGTAATGATGGGGCAACCCGCCCACCGGTCACGAAGGAGTGACGATGACGCCCCCGCT
This genomic window contains:
- a CDS encoding carbohydrate ABC transporter permease — its product is MSQNRTLSQNQTLTRTIVAPNSQPTTPRYRSKAARVVYGIPYWVFTTALAVIFLYPLIWTGVSSVSPLAGTSQTDSWGFGNYVALAEYQAGIWVYLGNSLFVSVLTVALTLFISLLGGYAFARFSFPGKNALFLLTLAILMVPYATLLIPLYVILNAVGLQNSLVGVALVITMFQLPFSMFMMRISFESIPKEMDEAAMVDGCSSWGALWRVLLPAVKPGLVTVGLFAFLTAWNDFMAPLILINDTNRMTLPLAVANLRGQVQGVVDYGATEAGVVVLALPCILLFLILQRHYVRGFMSGAFKG
- a CDS encoding glycoside hydrolase family 127 protein, whose amino-acid sequence is MTMFDTTAPAAPVVPSRGRLRPLGLSEVRIVGGFWGERQQVNGTATLDHIESRLESEGWLPNFDLAAAGVLPEGRRGREFADSEIYKYLEALAWEIGRTDAAADSALESRFRGVVDRVAAAQERDGYLNTRFGRPGQGARWSDLEWGHELYCLGHLFQAAVARHRTRPEADDGLVEIARRAAELVCREFSADGRDAVCGHAEVEVGLAELGRALVEPRFLEQAALFVERHGRGSLGEIEWGQEYFQDDVPVREAEALRGHAVRANYLSAGATDVAVEGSDAALLSALRGQWDRTVERRTYVTGGQGSHHQDEAFGADWELPADRAYSETCAGIGSIMFSWRLLLATGETRHADLIERTLFNVVATSPGSDGRSFYYANTLHQRVPGVEADPEGTSKRASSSLRAPWFEVSCCPPNVARTFASLAAYVATADDDGVQLHQYAPAHVRTTLPDGRVVAFDVDTGYPVDGGIRVTVVEDAAFTLTLRVPTWAEGAVLRVQAAGDVTEQVAEPGTCDVRREFRAGDVVELQLPIVARTTNPDPRVDAVRGCVVIERGPEVLALESLDFGADVVDAVVAGQPVDREGRVRLPLRHRSSGEVADAALVPYHEWARRGPSTMRVWLPTS
- a CDS encoding ABC transporter permease; translation: MTALIAPSARNESVSVPDRIRRMIQANPSVLPTFASVVIFVGMIVYGEVAYGRIVQASTLSNLLINNAHLIVLAVALTFVIITGGIDLSVGSIIAFSSLAGVMLANAGWNAIAVMVAMVGIGALFGVVSGVLIRYFNVQPFIATLAMMFLGRGLASLLSTKPEQLGEDSPIRWIGTQLKVIDGPKVNDLVITPAVIVAVLVVLAAFFVLHRTRTGRTVYAIGGSESSALLMGLPVARTKVMVYVISGSLAGIAAVLYTARLGTAQNITGIGWELDAIAAAVIGGTLLTGGYGYVLGSVVGALVLGLMNVLITRDGSIPPEMTTIITGGILLVFVLLQRAVTRKKE
- a CDS encoding ABC transporter permease, with product MTTASGTSLWRELIHKPFFWGIVAILALLALNVLKDPTYLALSVNPNNGNLVGNLVDILRQAAPIMMIAIGMSLVIATGGIDLSVGSLMAVAGAVSMEFLSVAGDSGSAGAAFAAVGLALLITAVLGAVNGILVAYVGLQPFIATLVLMLAGRGIAKVITGGRNTAASNDPFRWIANGYLIGIPVVFILAVLIVLIVGWVVRRSALGLMIEAIGINPRASRMAGIKPKGLLLTTYVLSGILAGIAGIMSVGTVMTVDTSRTGYQLELDAILAVVIGGASLAGGKFSLSGAFVGALLIATLDKTVLFLGISSSATPAFKAIVIVVLCLLQSERVRSWFRTRRRVTPSTPTQETPKEEVPA
- a CDS encoding sugar ABC transporter ATP-binding protein, producing MTEEPPLVQLREISIEFPGVKALDSVDFRLFPGEVHALMGENGAGKSTLIKALTGVYQIDSGTILVAGAERRFAGTADAQEAGISTVYQEVNLAPNLSIGENVMLGHEVRGPFGINWRATHRAATDALARLGLEHLDTHKPLSALSIALQQLVAISRAMAIKAKVLILDEPTSSLDAAEVDGLFTVIRTLRDQGVAILFVSHFLDQIYAISDRLTVLRNGRYEGEYLTRQLSRHDLISRMIGKDLDTLASLGGNRRRAPRDPDEVPVLSASGIARSGAVEATDLEIRPGEVVGFAGLLGSGRTELARLLYGADRTDEGTISVKGRRTDLKSPADALARRIAFSTENRRDEGIIADLTVRENMILAVQAERGWARPMSRKEQDAIVDKYIVELNVRPADPNRAIKNLSGGNQQKVLLGRWLATEPDLLILDEPTRGIDVGAKAEIQEAVAALAEEGVAVVFISSELEEVVRLAERIVVLKDHRKIGEIQNGPDVTAQEIIDVIAAHGVAAAAETLEETDGAAPDTIAHITEEAR